From one Triticum aestivum cultivar Chinese Spring chromosome 4B, IWGSC CS RefSeq v2.1, whole genome shotgun sequence genomic stretch:
- the LOC123091531 gene encoding non-specific lipid-transfer protein 4: MAARRAHAAATLALLVAALVLSAAPAPAEGAVANCGQVVSYLAPCISYAMGRVSVPGGGCCSGVRGLNAAAATPADRKATCTCLKQQASGMGGIKPDLVAGIPSKCGVNIPYAISPRTDCSKVR, encoded by the exons ATGGCAGCTCGCCGTGCCCACGCCGCCGCGACCTTGGCCCTGCTGGTGGCGGCGCTTGTGCTGTCTGCGGCACCGGCGCCGGCGGAGGGTGCGGTTGCGAACTGCGGGCAGGTGGTGAGCTACCTGGCCCCGTGCATCAGTTATGCCATGGGCAGGGTGAGTGTGCCTGGCGGTGGCTGCTGCAGCGGCGTGCGTGGCCTTAACGCGGCGGCTGCCACCCCCGCCGACCGCAAAGCCACCTGCACCTGCCTCAAGCAGCAGGCGAGCGGCATGGGCGGCATCAAGCCCGACCTCGTCGCCGGCATCCCCAGCAAGTGTGGCGTCAACATCCCCTACGCCATCAGCCCTAGAACCGATTGCTCCAA GGTGCGTTAA